The following are from one region of the Populus trichocarpa isolate Nisqually-1 chromosome 8, P.trichocarpa_v4.1, whole genome shotgun sequence genome:
- the LOC7471059 gene encoding wall-associated receptor kinase-like 6, producing the protein MPSISNAWIVTCILLSLPIHFTISAAVNPIPINGTCHDTCGTISVKYPFGSGFGCGHPDFARYVRCNAGTLEFSTGTGIYNVSDIDYSSGTLIIRDPFMSTCSSMQNSGSFSLDRASPFTLTGENIFVLLGCSTNSPLFDPAEDLCAMGSRSRVCRGLYSCKGVTGIGLPQNAPPSTCCVYESPIQLAGYTLDLPKLQCSSYTSVYSFGGSEGDPMKWKFGISLQYNDSYYSNVCKDCETSGGLCGFTGFDQSFACVCENGKNTSTSCFGQGYAWSGTRESKILNKLSFGGLLLLWLLISI; encoded by the exons ATGCCATCCATCTCAAATGCTTGGATCGTCACCTGCATTCTTCTTTCCCTCCCCATCCATTTCACCATCTCTGCTGCTGTGAATCCTATCCCAATAAATGGCACATGTCATGACACTTGTGGCACGATATCAGTGAAGTACCCCTTCGGCTCCGGATTTGGATGTGGGCACCCCGACTTTGCTAGATATGTAAGATGCAACGCTGGCACACTAGAGTTCTCTACCGGGACCGGCATTTACAATGTCTCAGATATCGATTACTCAAGTGGCACCTTAATTATCAGAGATCCCTTCATGTCTACTTGTAGTTCAATGCAGAACTCAGGAAGCTTTAGCCTGGATCGAGCTAGTCCTTTCACTTTAACAGgggaaaatatatttgttttgcttgGATGCTCTACCAATTCTCCTTTATTTGATCCAGCTGAAGATTTGTGTGCTATGGGGTCGCGCTCCCGTGTATGTAGAGGACTATATTCTTGCAAGGGAGTGACAGGCATAGGGTTGCCACAGAATGCGCCACCTTCAACTTGTTGTGTTTACGAGTCACCTATTCAACTAGCAGGCTATACGTTGGATCTTCCAAAGCTCCAATGCTCTTCTTATACGTCAGTATACAGTTTTGGGGGAAGTGAGGGGGATCCAATGAAATGGAAATTTGGGATTTCTCTTCAATATAATGATTCATACTATTCTAATGTATGCAAGGATTGCGAAACCAGTGGGGGCTTGTGTGGATTTACAGGTTTTGATCAGTCATTTGCTTGCGTTTGTGAGAATGGGAAGAACACCTCAACCAGTTGTTTTGGCCAAG GCTATGCGTGGAGCGGGACACGGGAGTCAAAAATTCTAAACAAGCTCAGCTTTGGAG GTCTCTTGCTCTTGTGGCTGCTAATTTCTATTTGA
- the LOC7471058 gene encoding protein root UVB sensitive 3 isoform X1, whose amino-acid sequence MEEIVSANKETRSSSSSKFIIEEWNGSSSSKLFKTATITTSPYLSIQRSGSRFNHVWRRVLQAFVPEGFPSSVTPDYAPFQVWDSLQGLSTYIRTMLSTQALLSAIGVGEKSATVIGATFQWFLRDLTGMLGGILFTFYQGSDLDSNAKMWRLVADLMNDLGMLMDLLSPLFPSAFIFVVCLGSLSRSFTGVASGATRAALTQHFALQNNAADISAKEGSQETVATMIGMALGMILARITMGLPLAIWFSFLSLTVFHMYANYRAVGCLALTSLNIERSAILFQHFMETGQVLSPEQVSRMEHVLPTWITSWSSKKVKLLHANVRLGVRVSSLDHQEMKEVLLSAGSHYLKAKYLLVERKGIIDVIMHKNSTASDVLQSFIHALVMAKLMQKSSSVYLESQSWMDKHYEVFLQKRCESMMPDGSPNYCILKFPISPFFIEELGSTALLLFVKVATLFID is encoded by the exons ATGGAAGAAATAGTATCAGCAAATAAAGAGActagatcatcatcatcatcaaaatttataatcGAAGAATGGAATGGATCTTCTTCATCAAAACTCTTTAAAACTGCGACTATAACTACTTCTCCTTATCTATCCATCCAGAG ATCTGGAAGTCGTTTTAATCACGTCTGGAGACGAGTCCTTCAAGCGTTTGTACCCGAG GGATTTCCAAGCAGTGTAACACCAGATTATGCCCCTTTTCAAGTATGGGATTCATTGCAG GGTCTTTCAACTTACATAAGGACCATGCTTTCAACACAA GCTCTCTTGAGTGCAATTGGGGTTGGTGAGAAATCAGCTACTGTCATTGGTGCCACATTTCAG TGGTTTTTGAGGGACTTAACTGGAATGCTTGGAGGCATACTCTTTACATTTTACCAG GGCTCAGACCTGGATAGCAATGCCAAGATGTGGCGTTTAGTTGCTGACCTTATGAATGATCTCG GAATGTTGATGGACCTTCTTTCCCCTTTGTTTCCTTCcgcttttatttttgttgtttgcttAGGAAGCTTATCAAGATCTTTCA CTGGTGTTGCTAGTGGTGCAACTAGAGCTGCTTTGACTCAGCATTTCGCCCTTCAGAACAATGCTGCAGATATATCTGCCAAG GAAGGAAGTCAAGAAACAGTCGCAACAATGATTGGCATGGCCTTAGGAATGATCCTCGCTCGAATAACAATGGGACTCCCCCTAGccatttggttttcttttctttctctcaccGTGTTCCATATGTATG CAAACTACAGGGCTGTTGGGTGCCTTGCTTTGACTTCTTTAAATATTGAGAGGAGCGCTATTCTCTTCCAGCATTTCATGGAGACTGGCCAAG TTCTCTCTCCTGAGCAGGTCTCTAGAATGGAACATGTTTTACCAACATGGATCACTTCTTGGAGTTCAAAAAAGGTCAAGTTACTACATGCCAATGTGCGCTTGGGTGTGAGAGTTTCTTCACTTGATCACCAGGAAAT GAAGGAGGTGTTGCTTTCTGCAGGATCTCATTATCTTAAAG CAAAATACTTGCTGGTGGAGAGGAAGGGAATCATCGATGTTATAATGCACAAAAATTCAACAGCTTCAGATGTCTTGCAATCGTTTATTCACGCTCTTGTTATGGCCAAACTCATGCAAAAAAGTTCATCTGTCTATTTGGAGAGCCAGTCATGGATGGATAAACATTATgaagtttttcttcaaaag AGATGTGAATCCATGATGCCTGATGGCTCTCCAAACTATTGCATTCTGAAGTTCCCTATATCACCCTTCTTCATTGAAGAACTTGGAAGCACCGCCCTGCTTTTATTTGTCAAGGTAGCTACACTATTTATAGATTAA
- the LOC7498211 gene encoding pentatricopeptide repeat-containing protein At1g69290 has product MLRRVFPLLRRRSFSTTPEIPNLYSFLQPTIFALKKTPPSTTNPATTTNRQTPKILTQDHITNLESTLHKSLITNNTNEAWASFKSLTSNSAFPSKSLTNSLITHLSSLNDTINLKRAFASIVYVIEKNPKSLDFETVQLFLGSMVRANTAAPAFALIKCMFKNRFFMPFRLWGDILIEISRKNDKVIAFLKVFEESCRIAIDEKLDFMKPDMDACNVALEGCCCELESVSEAEKVIETMSVLGIKPDELSFGFLAYLYALKGFQDKIIELNGLMSGFGFSNKKLFFSYLIRGYVKSGSFEAVSETILRSLREQGGLDLNFSEETYCQVVKGFMKDGGIKGLANLIIEAQKLESATIAADKSTGFGIISACVNLRLSDKAHSIVDEMDAQGGSVGLGVFLPILKAYCKEYRTAEATQLVMDISNKGLQLDEGSYDALIEASMTSQDFQSAFTLFRDMREGIAELKGSYLTIMTGLMEKQRPELMAAFLDEIVEDPRVEVKTHDWNSIIHAFCKAGRLEDAKRTFRRMTFLQFEPNDQTYLSLINGYVTAEKYFGVLMLWNEVKRKVSPDKEKGIKFDQSLVDAFLYAMVKGGFFDAVMQVVEKSQEMKIFVDKWRYKQAFMESHKKLKVSKLRKRNFRKMEALIAFKNWVGLNT; this is encoded by the coding sequence ATGTTGAGAAGAGTGTTCCCTTTGCTTCGACGCCGATCCTTCAGCACCACACCCGAAATCCCAAATTTATACTCTTTCTTGCAACCCACCATCTTTGCCCTTAAAAAGACTCCACCGTCAACCACAAACcccgccaccaccaccaacagACAAACCCCGAAAATCTTAACACAAGATCACATAACCAATCTAGAATCCACCCTTCACAAGTCCCTCATCACTAACAACACTAATGAGGCATGGGCGTCTTTCAAGTCATTAACCTCAAACTCAGCTTTCCCGTCCAAGTCTCTCACTAACTCACTCATCACACACCTTTCCTCTCTCAATGACACCATCAATCTCAAAAGGGCATTTGCTTCTATTGTTTACGTTATTGAGAAGAACCCAAAAAGTTTAGATTTTGAAACGGTACAACTGTTTCTTGGTTCAATGGTACGTGCCAATACTGCTGCTCCTGCTTTTGCTTTAATCAAATGTATGTTTAAGAACaggttttttatgccttttcgACTGTGGGGTGATATTCTCATTGAAATTAgtagaaaaaatgataaagttattgcctttttgaaagtttttgaaGAAAGTTGTAGAATTGCTATTGATGAGAAATTGGATTTTATGAAACCTGATATGGATGCTTGTAATGTGGCTCTAGAAGGGTGTTGTTGCGAACTTGAGTCTGTTAGTGAAGCTGAAAAGGTTATTGAAACTATGTCCGTGCTGGGTATTAAGCCTGATGAATTGAGTTTTGGGTTTCTTGCTTATTTGTATGCACTGAAGGGGTTTCAAGATAAGATAATCGAGTTAAACGGTTTAATGAGTGGCTTtggtttttcgaataaaaagttattttttagttatttgatTAGGGGGTATGTAAAGTCAGGGAGTTTTGAGGCTGTTTCGGAAACTATTCTACGTAGTTTGAGGGAACAAGGTGGACTAGATTTGAATTTTAGCGAGGAAACTTATTGTCAGGTGGTTAAAGGATTTATGAAAGATGGAGGTATCAAGGGTTTAGCAAACTTGATCATTGAAGCTCAGAAGTTGGAGTCAGCAACTATTGCTGCGGATAAATCAACTGGGTTTGGTATTATTAGTGCCTGTGTTAATCTTAGATTATCAGATAAGGCGCACAGTATTGTTGATGAAATGGATGCTCAAGGTGGTTCTGTGGGACTTGGGGTCTTTCTGCCAATCTTGAAGGCATACTGCAAAGAGTATAGAACAGCTGAAGCTACACAGCTGGTCATGGATATTAGCAACAAAGGGCTTCAATTAGATGAGGGGAGCTATGATGCACTAATTGAAGCATCAATGACAAGCCAAGATTTCCAGTCAGCTTTTACTTTGTTTAGGGACATGAGAGAGGGAATAGCTGAATTGAAAGGAAGTTATTTGACAATTATGACAGGTTTAATGGAAAAACAACGTCCTGAACTAATGGCTGCTTTTTTAGATGAAATCGTTGAGGACCCTCGAGTTGAAGTGAAAACTCATGACTGGAATTCAATTATTCATGCTTTTTGTAAAGCTGGGCGGTTAGAGGATGCGAAGAGGACTTTCAGAAGAATGACTTTCCTACAGTTTGAACCAAATGACCAAACATATTTGTCCCTAATTAATGGGTATGTGACTGCAGAGAAATATTTTGGTGTTTTGATGCTCTGGAATGAGGTTAAGCGAAAGGTCTCACCGGATAAAGAGAAGggtattaaatttgatcaaagTTTGGTTGATGCATTCCTATATGCTATGGTGAAAGGAGGTTTCTTTGATGCAGTGATGCAAGTCGTAGAAAAATCTCAGGAGATGAAGATTTTTGTGGATAAATGGAGGTACAAGCAAGCGTTCATGGAGAGTCATAAGAAGCTGAAAGTATCAAAGTTGAGAAAGAGGAACTTCCGAAAAATGGAAGCACTTATTGCTTTTAAGAATTGGGTGGGTCTAAATACATGA
- the LOC7471058 gene encoding protein root UVB sensitive 3 isoform X2 has translation MEEIVSANKETRSSSSSKFIIEEWNGSSSSKLFKTATITTSPYLSIQRSGSRFNHVWRRVLQAFVPEGFPSSVTPDYAPFQVWDSLQGLSTYIRTMLSTQALLSAIGVGEKSATVIGATFQWFLRDLTGMLGGILFTFYQGSDLDSNAKMWRLVADLMNDLGMLMDLLSPLFPSAFIFVVCLGSLSRSFTGVASGATRAALTQHFALQNNAADISAKEGSQETVATMIGMALGMILARITMGLPLAIWFSFLSLTVFHMYANYRAVGCLALTSLNIERSAILFQHFMETGQVLSPEQVSRMEHVLPTWITSWSSKKVKLLHANVRLGVRVSSLDHQEMKEVLLSAGSHYLKAKYLLVERKGIIDVIMHKNSTASDVLQSFIHALVMAKLMQKSSSVYLESQSWMDKHYEVFLQKLSSLGWKTGRLLSPPVIWKANWTDVSSDDKID, from the exons ATGGAAGAAATAGTATCAGCAAATAAAGAGActagatcatcatcatcatcaaaatttataatcGAAGAATGGAATGGATCTTCTTCATCAAAACTCTTTAAAACTGCGACTATAACTACTTCTCCTTATCTATCCATCCAGAG ATCTGGAAGTCGTTTTAATCACGTCTGGAGACGAGTCCTTCAAGCGTTTGTACCCGAG GGATTTCCAAGCAGTGTAACACCAGATTATGCCCCTTTTCAAGTATGGGATTCATTGCAG GGTCTTTCAACTTACATAAGGACCATGCTTTCAACACAA GCTCTCTTGAGTGCAATTGGGGTTGGTGAGAAATCAGCTACTGTCATTGGTGCCACATTTCAG TGGTTTTTGAGGGACTTAACTGGAATGCTTGGAGGCATACTCTTTACATTTTACCAG GGCTCAGACCTGGATAGCAATGCCAAGATGTGGCGTTTAGTTGCTGACCTTATGAATGATCTCG GAATGTTGATGGACCTTCTTTCCCCTTTGTTTCCTTCcgcttttatttttgttgtttgcttAGGAAGCTTATCAAGATCTTTCA CTGGTGTTGCTAGTGGTGCAACTAGAGCTGCTTTGACTCAGCATTTCGCCCTTCAGAACAATGCTGCAGATATATCTGCCAAG GAAGGAAGTCAAGAAACAGTCGCAACAATGATTGGCATGGCCTTAGGAATGATCCTCGCTCGAATAACAATGGGACTCCCCCTAGccatttggttttcttttctttctctcaccGTGTTCCATATGTATG CAAACTACAGGGCTGTTGGGTGCCTTGCTTTGACTTCTTTAAATATTGAGAGGAGCGCTATTCTCTTCCAGCATTTCATGGAGACTGGCCAAG TTCTCTCTCCTGAGCAGGTCTCTAGAATGGAACATGTTTTACCAACATGGATCACTTCTTGGAGTTCAAAAAAGGTCAAGTTACTACATGCCAATGTGCGCTTGGGTGTGAGAGTTTCTTCACTTGATCACCAGGAAAT GAAGGAGGTGTTGCTTTCTGCAGGATCTCATTATCTTAAAG CAAAATACTTGCTGGTGGAGAGGAAGGGAATCATCGATGTTATAATGCACAAAAATTCAACAGCTTCAGATGTCTTGCAATCGTTTATTCACGCTCTTGTTATGGCCAAACTCATGCAAAAAAGTTCATCTGTCTATTTGGAGAGCCAGTCATGGATGGATAAACATTATgaagtttttcttcaaaag CTAAGTTCATTGGGTTGGAAAACAGGGCGCCTTCTTTCCCCTCCAGTCATCTGGAAGGCGAACTGGACAGATGTTTCATCAGATGATAAAATCGACTAG